In a genomic window of Streptomyces sp. SJL17-4:
- a CDS encoding methylated-DNA--[protein]-cysteine S-methyltransferase, whose protein sequence is MPAIQHTVVDSPYDPLTLVAVDGVLSRVHMTGQRHRPPEETFGEPDPRPFGEAIRQLDAYFAGELTEFDLPLNLIGTDFQLRVWEELCRIPYGETRTYGELAELLGKPSASRAVGLANGKNPVGIIVPCHRVIGAGGGLTGYGGGLDRKQRLLAFESGTAEPAALF, encoded by the coding sequence ATGCCCGCCATCCAGCACACCGTCGTGGACAGCCCGTACGACCCGCTGACCCTCGTCGCCGTCGACGGCGTCCTCAGCCGCGTCCACATGACCGGCCAGCGCCACCGTCCGCCGGAGGAGACCTTCGGCGAGCCCGACCCGCGCCCCTTCGGGGAGGCGATCCGCCAGCTCGACGCCTACTTCGCGGGTGAACTCACCGAGTTCGACCTGCCGTTGAACCTGATCGGCACCGACTTCCAGCTCAGGGTCTGGGAGGAGCTGTGCCGCATCCCGTACGGGGAGACCCGTACGTACGGCGAACTCGCCGAGCTCCTCGGCAAACCGAGCGCCTCCCGCGCCGTGGGCCTCGCCAACGGCAAGAACCCCGTCGGCATCATCGTCCCCTGCCACCGGGTGATCGGGGCCGGCGGCGGCCTCACCGGCTACGGCGGCGGCCTGGACCGCAAGCAGCGGCTGCTCGCCTTCGAATCGGGTACGGCGGAACCGGCCGCCCTCTTCTAG